The Nitratidesulfovibrio sp. SRB-5 genome includes a window with the following:
- a CDS encoding UvrD-helicase domain-containing protein, with product MPTPTLTQIKASAGSGKTYTLTRRFLSLLAGARDEDGRACALAVEGGHCWPDILAVTFTNKAASEMKERVIRLLKEHALADPAQARKDGGDGAWPPARAARWVDIILRRYGALNIRTIDSLLTMLVRLAALELSLPPDFEPSFSPDEYFEPLYDLILDRARRGDVQLRDDVRDACRLLLFHTDLKGFTVGAGLRVRLSQLLQLHLAEGGMSRPDIFNAGPAPFNGGPDPFDADAPRGGLPDVDTDALAAKLVAIHADMQDATATLSRILVEEQLSAAANLHKFLDKCAENSAFSPLSKSAYLEKGGLDDCLLKASKGKGSDDARAAFDAWRDACNDFAVRGRLIQRALQVAPLAGLARAMAAHLPDFQRREGKLPQPLIPLHARDVLNGEFGVSEAFCRMGTRLAHVLIDEFQDTSRDQWAAIEPLAVECLSRGGGLTWVGDVKQAIYGWRGGDSALFDDILESPALTAIVPDPQRETLPRNWRSRAAIVRHNNTVFAQLDNPLRARGVLSAMLGDKTPDHVLDEAAASVARAFAGAAQEVPDRDSAQGGLVRIVPVHGEDNGDLRDKVRQQLRALFLDDLATRRPWRDVAVLVRKNDESAQVASWLMDWGVPVVTENSLRLADHPLVTQTVALLAFLDYPPNALALWEVLTGCELFGGVSGLSDRALRDWLADRCARPADDPRGGRGLLADFRATFPVAWETWLAPFYARAGLMGPYDTVREIFERFRVAQRHPEDIGYVRRFLEVVHNAESRGLTSLATFLEFWVESGGEEKVPMPEAMDAVRVMTMHKSKGLEFPVVVIPFHHQPDRTDPPLVVAELDGQPLLAPLCPEMGDRYHHAQAAAAAEKLHLLYVGWTRPVDELHAYVTSTPFAERNSSLLAGVRALLTGCDIDTGQEYVTGVVPPARATDAHAGSNTEDTRQAPRDEAAAQAAPPDAPQAVPAPLPSPAPTPAPAPAPGPLPGHAAGHTPDQPSTAAPWRPMQWLPRLKIFRNQLEEFTFTERRRGMLVHACLEQLRLTGTPDQDAARAVAHGMRAFPLPVPDPEATANELTAMLAWLAALPQAAHWFTHGVPEQSIMDAQGSIHRTDLMVDDGETCTVVEWKTGRPSDDHVAQVRRYLGLLAEATGRGAAGVRGVLVYLDGRTVRPVALRTTDAAPQNDAPQNDANEGHRP from the coding sequence ATGCCCACGCCAACACTGACGCAGATCAAGGCCTCCGCCGGATCGGGAAAGACCTACACCCTGACCCGGCGTTTCCTGTCGTTGCTGGCGGGCGCGCGCGACGAGGACGGACGGGCCTGCGCCCTGGCCGTGGAAGGCGGGCACTGCTGGCCGGACATCCTGGCGGTGACCTTCACCAACAAGGCCGCGTCGGAAATGAAGGAGCGGGTCATCCGGCTGCTCAAGGAGCATGCCCTTGCCGATCCCGCCCAAGCCCGGAAAGACGGTGGCGACGGGGCGTGGCCCCCGGCCCGCGCGGCCCGCTGGGTGGACATCATCCTGCGGCGCTACGGCGCGCTGAACATCCGCACCATCGACAGCCTGCTGACCATGCTGGTGCGGCTGGCCGCGCTGGAGCTGTCCCTGCCGCCGGACTTCGAGCCGTCCTTTTCGCCCGACGAGTATTTCGAGCCGCTGTACGACCTGATCCTGGACCGCGCCCGCCGGGGCGATGTCCAATTGCGGGATGACGTGCGCGATGCCTGCCGCCTGTTGCTGTTCCACACCGATCTCAAGGGCTTCACCGTGGGGGCCGGGCTGCGGGTGCGCCTTTCGCAACTGCTGCAACTGCATCTGGCGGAAGGCGGCATGTCCCGTCCAGACATCTTCAATGCTGGCCCAGCCCCCTTCAATGGCGGACCCGACCCGTTCGATGCGGATGCGCCACGCGGCGGCCTGCCCGATGTGGATACCGACGCCCTGGCCGCCAAACTGGTCGCCATTCATGCCGACATGCAGGATGCCACGGCCACCCTGTCACGCATCCTGGTCGAAGAACAGCTTTCCGCCGCCGCCAACCTGCACAAGTTTCTGGACAAATGCGCGGAGAACAGCGCCTTTTCCCCGCTATCCAAGTCCGCCTATCTGGAAAAGGGCGGGCTGGACGACTGCCTGCTCAAGGCGTCCAAAGGCAAGGGCAGCGACGACGCGCGCGCGGCCTTCGATGCCTGGCGCGACGCCTGCAACGACTTTGCGGTGCGCGGGCGGCTCATCCAGCGCGCCTTGCAGGTGGCCCCGCTGGCCGGTCTGGCCCGCGCCATGGCCGCGCACCTGCCCGACTTCCAGCGGCGCGAAGGCAAGCTGCCCCAGCCGCTCATTCCCCTGCACGCCCGCGACGTGCTGAACGGCGAGTTCGGCGTGTCCGAAGCCTTCTGCCGCATGGGCACGCGGCTTGCGCACGTCCTCATCGACGAATTCCAGGACACCAGCCGCGACCAGTGGGCCGCCATCGAGCCACTGGCCGTGGAATGCCTGTCGCGCGGCGGCGGGCTGACCTGGGTGGGCGACGTGAAGCAGGCCATCTACGGCTGGCGCGGCGGCGATTCCGCCCTGTTCGACGACATTCTGGAATCCCCGGCGCTCACCGCCATCGTTCCCGACCCGCAGCGTGAAACCCTGCCCCGCAACTGGCGCAGCCGCGCGGCCATCGTGCGGCACAACAACACCGTGTTCGCGCAACTGGACAACCCGCTGCGCGCGCGGGGGGTGCTGTCGGCCATGCTGGGCGACAAGACGCCCGACCACGTGCTGGACGAGGCCGCCGCATCGGTGGCGCGGGCCTTTGCCGGGGCGGCGCAGGAGGTGCCGGACAGGGATTCTGCCCAGGGCGGGCTGGTGCGCATCGTGCCCGTGCACGGCGAGGACAACGGCGACCTGCGCGACAAGGTGCGCCAGCAGTTGCGCGCGCTGTTCCTGGACGACCTGGCCACCCGCCGCCCGTGGCGCGACGTGGCCGTGCTGGTGCGCAAGAACGACGAATCCGCGCAGGTGGCATCGTGGCTCATGGACTGGGGCGTGCCGGTGGTGACCGAGAACAGCCTGCGGCTGGCCGACCATCCCCTCGTCACCCAGACCGTGGCCCTGCTGGCCTTTCTGGACTACCCGCCCAACGCGCTGGCCCTGTGGGAGGTGCTGACCGGCTGTGAGTTGTTCGGCGGGGTCAGCGGCCTTTCCGACCGTGCGCTGCGCGACTGGCTGGCCGACCGCTGCGCCCGCCCCGCCGACGACCCGCGCGGCGGCAGGGGGCTGCTGGCCGATTTTCGCGCCACCTTCCCCGTGGCGTGGGAAACATGGCTGGCCCCGTTCTACGCCCGCGCCGGGCTGATGGGCCCCTACGACACCGTGCGCGAAATCTTCGAACGCTTCCGCGTGGCGCAGCGCCATCCGGAGGACATCGGCTACGTGCGCCGCTTTCTGGAAGTGGTGCACAACGCGGAGTCGCGCGGGCTCACCTCGCTGGCCACCTTTCTGGAATTCTGGGTCGAAAGCGGCGGCGAGGAAAAGGTGCCCATGCCCGAGGCCATGGACGCCGTGCGGGTGATGACCATGCACAAGTCCAAGGGGCTGGAATTCCCGGTGGTGGTGATTCCCTTCCACCACCAGCCCGACCGCACCGACCCGCCGCTGGTGGTGGCGGAACTGGACGGCCAGCCGCTGCTGGCACCGCTGTGCCCGGAAATGGGCGACCGCTACCACCACGCGCAGGCGGCTGCCGCCGCCGAAAAACTGCACCTGCTCTACGTGGGCTGGACGCGGCCCGTGGACGAACTGCACGCCTACGTCACCTCCACCCCGTTCGCTGAGCGGAATTCGTCCCTGCTGGCCGGGGTGCGCGCCCTGCTGACCGGATGCGACATCGACACCGGGCAGGAATACGTGACCGGGGTGGTGCCCCCGGCGCGGGCAACGGACGCGCACGCCGGTTCGAATACCGAGGACACGCGGCAAGCTCCACGGGACGAAGCGGCGGCGCAGGCCGCGCCGCCCGATGCTCCGCAGGCCGTGCCCGCTCCGTTACCTTCTCCGGCGCCAACCCCAGCGCCAGCCCCGGCGCCAGGCCCGCTACCGGGGCACGCGGCAGGACACACACCGGACCAACCATCCACCGCCGCCCCGTGGCGGCCCATGCAGTGGCTGCCGCGCCTGAAAATCTTCCGCAACCAGTTGGAGGAATTCACCTTCACCGAGCGGCGGCGCGGCATGCTGGTGCATGCCTGCCTGGAGCAACTGCGCCTTACCGGCACCCCGGACCAGGACGCCGCCCGCGCCGTGGCCCACGGCATGCGCGCCTTCCCCCTGCCGGTGCCGGACCCGGAGGCCACGGCCAACGAGCTCACCGCCATGCTGGCGTGGCTGGCGGCGCTGCCGCAGGCCGCGCACTGGTTCACTCACGGAGTGCCGGAGCAGTCCATCATGGACGCGCAGGGCAGCATCCACCGCACCGACCTCATGGTGGACGACGGAGAAACCTGCACCGTGGTGGAATGGAAGACGGGCCGTCCATCCGACGACCATGTGGCGCAGGTGCGCCGCTACCTGGGCCTGCTGGCCGAGGCCACCGGGCGCGGTGCCGCCGGGGTGCGCGGCGTGCTGGTGTACCTTGACGGGCGCACCGTGCGGCCCGTGGCCCTGCGCACCACCGACGCTGCCCCGCAGAACGACGCCCCCCAGAACGATGCCAACGAAGGACACCGCCCGTGA
- the metG gene encoding methionine--tRNA ligase, whose translation MDRFYITTPIYYVNAKPHLGHAYTTIVADSLRRFHRLLGKDTYFLTGTDEHGDKIVQAAEKAGCSPQEFVDGVSTQFRDLWPHLGVEYDQFIRTTDAEHKKCVQDVLQKVYDSGDIYFGEYGGHYCYGCERFYTEKELENGLCPQHQVKPEYISEKNYFFRMSKYQGWLRQYILDNPDFIRPERYRSEVLGILDSGALEDLCISRPKSRLTWGIELPFDKDYVCYVWFDALINYISALGWPDGEKFGRFWPGVQHLVAKDILKPHAVFWPTMLKAAGLEPYNNLNVHGYWLVRDTKMSKSLGNVVDPLSMIDKYGLSAFRYFLLREMHFGSDASFSEDALVARLNADLANDLGNLFSRVLSMTAKYFGGVVPAQGPLTEEDEAIRTLAEEAQRNYVRLFERVRFSNALESLWELVRALNRYVDHAAPWTLFKQGDTERLGTVMYVMLECMRKVAVHLWPVMPEASTVLLGQLGQTLDPATVQLADEADCWGGLAAGTTVAASSNLFPRVELEKAEEPKPAKAEGKKKDKAAASAQAAAQSAAPAAGDEPATIEFADFQKLDIRFGTVVVVERHPNADKLLRVEVDLGEAAPRQIVAGLAEYFTPDFLLGRQVAVVANLAPRKLRGLESQGMILAVRTESGMQLVAASGPVANGAKVS comes from the coding sequence GTGGACCGCTTCTACATCACCACCCCCATTTACTACGTCAACGCCAAGCCGCACCTCGGCCATGCCTACACCACCATCGTGGCCGATTCGCTGCGCCGCTTCCACCGCCTGCTGGGCAAGGACACCTACTTTCTGACCGGCACCGACGAGCACGGCGACAAGATCGTGCAGGCCGCCGAAAAGGCCGGGTGTTCGCCGCAGGAATTCGTGGACGGCGTGAGCACGCAGTTTCGCGACCTGTGGCCGCATCTGGGCGTGGAGTACGACCAGTTCATCCGCACCACCGACGCGGAACACAAGAAGTGCGTGCAGGACGTGTTGCAGAAGGTCTACGACAGCGGCGACATCTACTTCGGCGAGTACGGCGGTCACTACTGCTACGGGTGCGAACGGTTCTACACCGAGAAGGAACTGGAAAACGGCCTGTGCCCCCAGCATCAGGTGAAGCCGGAATACATCAGCGAAAAGAACTACTTCTTCCGCATGTCCAAGTACCAGGGCTGGCTGCGCCAGTACATTCTGGACAACCCCGACTTCATCCGGCCCGAACGCTACCGCAGCGAAGTGCTGGGCATTCTGGACAGCGGCGCGCTGGAAGACCTGTGCATCTCGCGGCCCAAATCCCGCCTGACCTGGGGCATCGAACTGCCGTTCGACAAGGACTACGTGTGCTACGTGTGGTTCGACGCGCTGATCAACTACATCTCCGCGCTGGGCTGGCCCGACGGAGAGAAGTTCGGCCGCTTCTGGCCCGGCGTGCAGCATCTGGTGGCCAAGGACATCCTGAAGCCGCACGCGGTGTTCTGGCCCACCATGCTGAAGGCGGCGGGTCTTGAGCCCTACAACAACCTGAACGTGCACGGCTACTGGCTGGTGCGCGACACCAAGATGTCCAAATCGCTGGGCAACGTGGTTGACCCGCTGTCCATGATCGACAAGTACGGCCTGAGCGCCTTCCGCTACTTCCTGCTGCGCGAGATGCACTTCGGCAGCGACGCCAGCTTCTCGGAAGACGCGCTGGTGGCCCGCCTGAACGCGGACCTGGCCAACGACCTCGGCAACCTGTTCAGCCGCGTGCTGTCCATGACCGCCAAGTACTTCGGCGGCGTGGTGCCCGCGCAGGGCCCGCTGACCGAGGAAGACGAGGCCATCCGCACCCTTGCGGAAGAAGCCCAGCGCAATTACGTGCGGCTGTTCGAACGGGTGCGCTTCTCCAACGCGCTGGAATCGCTGTGGGAACTGGTGCGCGCCCTGAACCGCTACGTCGACCATGCCGCGCCGTGGACCCTGTTCAAGCAGGGCGACACCGAGCGCCTGGGCACCGTCATGTACGTGATGCTGGAATGCATGCGCAAGGTGGCCGTGCACCTGTGGCCGGTGATGCCCGAGGCCTCCACCGTGCTGTTGGGGCAGTTGGGCCAGACGCTGGACCCGGCCACCGTGCAACTGGCTGACGAGGCCGACTGCTGGGGCGGGCTGGCCGCCGGTACCACCGTGGCGGCTTCGTCCAACCTGTTCCCCCGTGTGGAACTGGAAAAGGCGGAAGAGCCCAAACCCGCCAAGGCGGAAGGCAAGAAAAAGGACAAGGCCGCCGCTTCCGCTCAGGCTGCCGCGCAATCCGCCGCACCTGCCGCTGGCGACGAACCCGCCACCATCGAGTTCGCCGACTTCCAGAAGCTGGACATCCGCTTCGGCACCGTGGTGGTGGTGGAACGGCATCCCAACGCCGACAAGCTGCTGCGTGTGGAAGTGGACCTTGGCGAGGCGGCCCCGCGCCAGATCGTGGCCGGGCTTGCCGAATACTTTACGCCGGACTTCCTGCTGGGACGCCAGGTGGCCGTGGTGGCCAACCTTGCCCCGCGCAAGCTGCGCGGCCTGGAATCGCAGGGGATGATCCTTGCGGTGCGCACCGAAAGCGGCATGCAACTGGTGGCCGCGTCCGGTCCGGTGGCCAACGGGGCCAAGGTGTCGTAA
- a CDS encoding HDIG domain-containing metalloprotein, protein MLPRAEALDLLRSHNPEPHLVQHALATEAVMRGLAARFGQDAELWGLSGLLHDIDYPLTKDTPEHHGLVAVDLIGDRLPPEAVQAIVAHNSECTGREPASLFDRALRCGESVTGLVSAAALVRPTGMDGMQASSLKKKMKDKAFAASVSRERIRECEAIGLELGEFLTIAIEAMTPAAAELGLTR, encoded by the coding sequence ATGCTCCCCCGCGCCGAAGCCCTCGACCTGCTCCGCTCGCACAACCCGGAACCCCACCTTGTCCAGCACGCCTTGGCCACCGAGGCCGTCATGCGCGGCCTGGCCGCCCGCTTCGGGCAGGACGCCGAACTGTGGGGCCTGTCCGGGCTGCTGCACGACATCGACTACCCGCTCACCAAGGACACCCCCGAACACCACGGCCTGGTGGCCGTGGACCTCATCGGGGACAGGCTGCCGCCGGAAGCCGTACAGGCCATCGTGGCCCACAACAGCGAATGCACCGGCCGCGAACCGGCCAGCCTGTTCGACCGCGCCCTGCGCTGCGGTGAAAGCGTGACCGGCCTGGTCAGCGCCGCCGCGCTGGTGCGCCCCACCGGCATGGACGGCATGCAGGCCTCCAGCCTGAAGAAGAAAATGAAGGACAAGGCGTTCGCCGCCAGCGTCAGCCGTGAAAGGATACGCGAGTGCGAGGCCATCGGCCTTGAACTTGGCGAATTCCTGACCATCGCCATCGAGGCCATGACGCCTGCCGCCGCAGAGCTGGGACTAACCCGCTAG
- a CDS encoding ATP-dependent 6-phosphofructokinase — protein sequence MPSTHFDNGVLQLDTTIPVLGPAKIPTPLCYGSYADEQGIPLFLDREHIAELGAESVPLLFEPAGPRSHLYFDSSKTKCAIVTCGGLCPGINDVIRAIVMEAYHAYNVPAVIGIRYGLEGFIPKYRHEFMELTPDKVSDIHQFGGTILASSRGPQSPEEVVDALERMNVSALFMIGGDGTMRAASGIVAEISRRNLRISVIGIPKTIDNDINFISQSFGFETAVYKATEAIQCAHVEALGAMNGVGLVKLMGRESGFIAAHATLSLKEVNFVLIPEVRFALHGEGGLLPALEKRLRSRAHAVIVVAEGAGQHLLEGTGETDASGNPILGDIATLLRSEIKRYCDEHSLPYALKYIDPSYIIRSVPANANDRVYCGFLGQHAVHAAMAGRTGMVVSKLMDRYVHLPLDLVTRTRRKLNVSSDYWRAVLESTGQVDLAGMVPDTTRACPI from the coding sequence ATGCCCTCGACCCATTTCGACAACGGCGTCCTGCAACTGGACACCACCATTCCCGTCCTGGGACCGGCCAAGATACCCACCCCGCTCTGCTACGGCAGCTACGCCGACGAACAGGGCATCCCCCTGTTCCTCGACCGCGAGCACATCGCCGAACTGGGCGCCGAATCCGTGCCCCTGCTGTTCGAACCCGCCGGGCCGCGCAGCCACCTGTATTTCGATTCCTCCAAGACCAAGTGCGCCATCGTCACCTGCGGCGGCCTGTGCCCCGGCATCAACGACGTCATCCGGGCCATCGTCATGGAGGCGTACCACGCCTACAACGTGCCCGCCGTCATCGGCATCCGCTACGGGCTGGAAGGGTTCATCCCCAAGTACCGCCACGAATTCATGGAACTGACCCCGGACAAGGTCTCGGACATCCACCAGTTCGGCGGCACCATCCTGGCATCGTCGCGCGGGCCGCAGTCGCCCGAAGAGGTGGTGGACGCGCTGGAGCGCATGAACGTCAGCGCCCTGTTCATGATCGGCGGCGACGGCACCATGCGCGCGGCGTCGGGCATCGTGGCCGAAATTTCGCGGCGCAACCTGCGCATCTCGGTCATCGGCATCCCCAAGACCATCGACAACGACATCAACTTCATCAGCCAGTCGTTCGGCTTCGAAACCGCCGTGTACAAGGCCACGGAGGCCATCCAGTGCGCCCACGTGGAGGCGCTGGGGGCCATGAACGGCGTGGGCCTGGTAAAGCTGATGGGACGCGAGTCGGGCTTCATCGCCGCGCACGCCACCCTTTCGCTGAAGGAAGTGAACTTCGTGCTCATTCCCGAGGTGCGCTTTGCCCTGCACGGCGAAGGGGGCCTGCTGCCCGCGCTGGAAAAGCGGCTGCGCTCGCGCGCCCACGCCGTCATCGTGGTGGCGGAAGGCGCGGGCCAGCACCTGCTGGAGGGCACCGGCGAAACCGACGCCTCGGGCAACCCCATCCTGGGCGACATCGCCACCCTGCTGCGCTCGGAAATCAAGCGCTACTGCGACGAACATTCGCTGCCGTACGCGCTGAAGTACATCGACCCCAGCTACATCATCCGTTCCGTGCCCGCCAACGCCAACGACAGGGTGTACTGCGGCTTTCTGGGCCAGCACGCCGTGCACGCCGCCATGGCCGGGCGCACCGGCATGGTGGTGTCCAAACTGATGGACCGCTACGTGCACCTGCCGCTGGACCTGGTGACGCGCACCCGGCGCAAGCTGAACGTGTCTTCCGACTACTGGCGGGCGGTGCTGGAGTCCACCGGGCAGGTGGATCTGGCGGGGATGGTGCCGGATACCACCCGGGCCTGCCCCATTTGA
- a CDS encoding TVP38/TMEM64 family protein, which yields MTNRPTRLLKRVLKGAFVFLGLAAAIALLRLSGLHDALDTAWVDANIRDHGVSGLALYLGVSCLLTAVGMPRQVVSFLGGYAFGAVLGTVWGTLATAMGCVVTFYYARLAGQSFVARRFSRRVAKINAFLGRDPFAMSFIIRCLPVGNNVLTNLLAGVSAIPALPFFVGSAAGYVPQTFIFALLGSGVRVSPELRTTASAVLFVVSSLLGYLLYRRYRVDDTLEVPEDDAEGGPDGNENGNHSSPTDKGV from the coding sequence ATGACCAACCGCCCCACCCGACTTCTCAAACGCGTGCTCAAGGGTGCGTTCGTCTTTCTCGGACTTGCCGCCGCCATCGCTCTGTTGCGCCTTTCCGGCCTGCACGACGCCCTGGATACCGCCTGGGTGGACGCCAACATCCGCGACCACGGCGTGTCCGGCCTGGCCCTGTACCTTGGCGTGAGTTGCCTGCTTACCGCCGTGGGCATGCCCCGCCAGGTGGTGAGCTTTCTGGGCGGCTATGCCTTCGGCGCGGTGCTGGGCACGGTGTGGGGCACGCTGGCCACGGCCATGGGTTGCGTGGTCACCTTCTACTATGCGCGCCTTGCCGGGCAGTCGTTCGTGGCGCGCCGTTTCAGCCGCAGGGTGGCGAAAATCAACGCCTTCCTCGGACGCGATCCGTTCGCCATGTCCTTCATCATCCGCTGCCTGCCCGTGGGCAACAACGTGCTGACCAACCTGCTGGCCGGGGTCAGCGCCATTCCCGCGCTGCCCTTCTTTGTCGGGTCCGCCGCCGGGTACGTGCCGCAAACGTTCATCTTCGCCCTGCTGGGCAGCGGAGTGCGCGTTTCGCCGGAGCTGCGCACCACCGCCAGCGCCGTGCTGTTCGTGGTGTCCAGCCTGCTGGGCTACCTGCTGTACCGCCGTTACCGGGTGGACGACACCCTCGAAGTTCCGGAAGACGACGCTGAGGGTGGACCGGATGGCAACGAGAACGGCAACCATTCCTCCCCCACCGACAAGGGCGTATAG
- a CDS encoding glycosyltransferase family 2 protein — protein sequence MKLSFVIVAANAAKYIGDCLASVRAAAAEMTGLAESADIIVVDRASTDATVRNARDIAPEAVIVEAPASAGFAAAANLGVARASGDVVIFVDPAVTLCPGAARRLVEHMDTTPACMVAGGMVNGPKDAVLRGAARLPGLIVKLARLSGLPGCLPRTWFNWPAYGEKHFQQPTRVQAVSLAFAAVKTAALRKLGPLDERFHGDAFTGHDLCRRIRRAVMFDWNVAVVPQARACAQDAFVLRPEVEDFDLNGDGVVRTRVRDEMLYVWKNYCVLTSLGNSLLELAGTSVRYVVSALPGIGCDKCARHNTAVLRETSRAMLDTQLGMQYPTTPW from the coding sequence ATGAAGCTCTCGTTCGTCATCGTCGCCGCCAACGCGGCGAAGTACATCGGCGACTGTCTTGCCTCGGTCCGCGCCGCCGCGGCCGAAATGACGGGCCTTGCCGAATCCGCCGACATCATCGTCGTGGACCGCGCCTCCACCGACGCCACCGTACGCAACGCGCGCGACATCGCGCCCGAGGCCGTCATCGTGGAAGCCCCGGCGAGCGCCGGTTTTGCCGCCGCCGCCAACCTGGGCGTCGCCCGCGCCAGCGGCGACGTGGTCATCTTCGTGGATCCCGCCGTCACCCTGTGCCCCGGCGCGGCCCGCCGTCTGGTGGAACACATGGACACCACCCCCGCCTGCATGGTGGCGGGCGGCATGGTCAACGGCCCCAAGGACGCCGTGCTGCGCGGCGCCGCCCGCCTGCCCGGCCTGATCGTGAAGCTGGCCCGCCTCAGCGGGCTGCCGGGCTGCCTGCCGCGCACCTGGTTCAACTGGCCCGCCTACGGCGAAAAGCACTTCCAGCAGCCCACCCGCGTGCAGGCCGTTTCGCTGGCCTTCGCCGCCGTGAAGACCGCCGCCCTGCGCAAGCTGGGCCCGCTGGACGAACGCTTTCACGGCGATGCCTTCACCGGGCACGACCTGTGCCGCCGCATCCGCCGCGCGGTGATGTTCGACTGGAACGTGGCCGTGGTGCCGCAGGCCCGCGCCTGCGCGCAGGACGCCTTTGTCCTGCGGCCCGAAGTCGAGGACTTCGACCTGAACGGCGACGGCGTGGTGCGCACCCGCGTGCGCGACGAAATGCTGTACGTGTGGAAGAACTACTGCGTGCTCACCTCGCTGGGCAACAGCCTGCTGGAACTGGCGGGCACCAGCGTGCGCTACGTGGTCTCCGCGCTGCCCGGCATCGGCTGCGACAAGTGCGCCCGCCACAACACCGCCGTGCTGCGCGAAACCTCGCGGGCCATGCTGGATACCCAGCTTGGCATGCAGTACCCCACCACACCCTGGTAG
- the ricT gene encoding stage 0 sporulation family protein, translating into MERILGIKFREYGQIYYFLSGGQPVAVGDRVIVETDQGQGIGEVVALRDDLPEDAGETEADLRPILRVASGEDLEQAAENEKLGDEARAFCNECIRGRDLEMKLVDVEVFFDRSKIIFYFTAPTRIDFRELVKDLVKNYRTRIELRQIGVRHETQMIGAVGNCGMVCCCRRFLRKFAPVTIKMAKEQNLFLNPAKISGICGRLLCCLSYEQENYEEFHRRCPRLGKKYLTSRGAVKVLRANMFRGSLALLTESNEEVEVTLEEWQQMEPRRPEQGGGGPGGPGGHGGGMPRPDGPEGQPREGRDGRRPERGDRPERGDRGDRPERSDRPDRSDRPDRTDRTDRADRRDGRAPQAPLAPLDAPRPMREAAPAGSIAQAAFAATFDTFMTGGPAPQAEGADAPVAVAAASVGIAGDGADATPADVPSPAVSATDGATAVSAAAPAASDGPTVGTAPQIPGTGVAASDAGSSQPQAGVQAGPASGAAPAAPAPAPAPTVAGAPAAIAMPRARGPLKNTDPSTLRSSRGRRKRKRRPSGPREGGEGGEGGSGGGHSGGTGSE; encoded by the coding sequence ATGGAACGAATACTCGGCATCAAGTTCCGTGAATACGGACAGATATACTATTTTCTTAGTGGTGGTCAGCCCGTTGCCGTGGGTGACAGGGTGATCGTGGAAACCGACCAGGGACAGGGCATCGGCGAAGTGGTGGCCCTGCGCGACGACCTGCCCGAAGACGCGGGAGAAACCGAGGCCGACCTGCGGCCCATCCTGCGCGTGGCCAGCGGCGAGGACCTGGAACAGGCGGCGGAAAACGAGAAGCTGGGCGACGAGGCCCGCGCCTTCTGCAACGAATGCATCCGGGGCCGCGACCTGGAGATGAAGCTGGTGGACGTGGAGGTGTTCTTCGACCGCAGCAAGATCATCTTCTACTTCACCGCGCCGACCCGCATCGACTTTCGCGAACTGGTCAAGGACCTGGTCAAGAACTACCGCACCCGCATCGAGCTGCGCCAGATCGGCGTGCGTCACGAAACGCAGATGATCGGCGCGGTGGGCAACTGCGGCATGGTCTGCTGCTGCCGCCGCTTTCTGCGCAAGTTTGCCCCGGTGACCATCAAGATGGCCAAGGAACAGAACCTGTTCCTGAATCCGGCCAAGATTTCGGGCATTTGCGGGCGGCTGCTGTGTTGCCTGAGCTACGAGCAGGAAAACTACGAGGAATTTCACCGGCGCTGCCCGCGCCTTGGCAAGAAGTACCTGACCTCGCGCGGCGCGGTGAAGGTGCTGCGCGCCAACATGTTCCGGGGCAGCCTGGCCCTGCTGACCGAATCCAACGAAGAGGTCGAGGTCACGCTGGAAGAATGGCAGCAGATGGAGCCGCGCCGACCCGAGCAGGGCGGCGGTGGCCCCGGCGGTCCCGGCGGCCACGGTGGCGGCATGCCGCGCCCGGACGGGCCGGAAGGCCAGCCGCGCGAGGGGCGTGACGGGCGCAGGCCCGAGCGTGGCGACCGACCCGAACGGGGAGACCGGGGTGATCGCCCAGAGCGATCGGACAGGCCGGACCGTTCGGATCGTCCCGACCGTACGGACCGTACTGACCGGGCTGACCGGCGCGATGGCCGTGCCCCGCAGGCACCGCTCGCACCACTTGACGCCCCGCGCCCCATGCGCGAGGCCGCCCCGGCGGGCAGCATCGCCCAGGCCGCGTTTGCCGCGACCTTTGATACGTTCATGACCGGCGGCCCCGCGCCGCAGGCCGAAGGGGCGGATGCCCCGGTGGCAGTGGCGGCGGCTTCCGTGGGCATCGCTGGTGACGGCGCAGATGCCACCCCGGCGGATGTCCCGTCCCCGGCGGTTTCCGCAACCGACGGCGCGACAGCCGTTTCGGCGGCGGCTCCCGCTGCGTCGGACGGTCCCACCGTCGGCACCGCGCCGCAGATCCCCGGCACGGGGGTAGCGGCATCGGACGCCGGTTCGTCCCAGCCCCAGGCCGGAGTCCAGGCCGGTCCCGCTTCCGGTGCCGCTCCTGCCGCACCGGCTCCGGCACCGGCACCCACCGTGGCGGGCGCGCCGGCGGCCATCGCCATGCCGCGTGCGCGCGGCCCGCTGAAAAACACCGATCCGTCCACCCTGCGGTCCAGCCGGGGGCGGCGCAAGCGCAAGCGGCGTCCTTCCGGTCCCCGTGAGGGCGGTGAGGGCGGCGAGGGCGGTTCCGGCGGCGGACATAGCGGCGGAACCGGCAGCGAATAA